In Sander vitreus isolate 19-12246 chromosome 12, sanVit1, whole genome shotgun sequence, the following proteins share a genomic window:
- the acvr2ba gene encoding activin receptor type-2B encodes MSFSWLTCSLLLGTLCAGYSLGEAETRECVYYNDNWRTERTNQSGFERCEGEKDKRLHCYASWLNSSGTIKLVKKGCWLDDFNCYDRQECVSMEENPQVFFCCCEGNYCNERFTHLPDMIGSGNRVKIRPPPRVPSLLNVLVYSLLPLCVLSLALVLALWMYRHRKPPYGHVDLSEDPGPAPPSPLVGLKPLQLLEIKARGRFGCVWKAQLMSEYVAVKVFPVQDKQSWQNERDIFLTPGMRHENLLRYIAAEKHGTNLETELWLITEFHERGSLTDHLKGNTVTWSELCHIAETMSRGLAYLHEDIPSYKGEGPKPTIAHRDFKSKNVMIRDDLTAIIGDFGLAVRFEPGKPPGDTHGQVGTRRYMAPEVLEGAINFQRDSFLRIDMYAMGLVLWELVSRCTETDGTVGEYMLPFEDEIGQHPSLEDLQDVVVHKKMRPAIKDCWLKHPGLSQMCETIEECWDHDAEARLSAGCVEERIGQIARTISSTTSDIPVCIVTSLTNEDLPPKESST; translated from the exons ATGTCTTTTTCATGGCTGACTTGTTCACTTCTTCTGGGAACTTTATGCGCAG GGTACAGTCTGGGCGAAGCAGAGACCCGGGAGTGCGTGTACTACAATGATAACTGGCGTACGGAGAGGACCAACCAGAGCGGCTTTGAGCGCTGCGAGGGGGAGAAGGACAAGCGACTGCACTGTTATGCCTCCTGGCTCAACTCCTCAGGGACCATCAAGCTGGTGAAGAAAGGCTGCTGGCTGGACGACTTCAACTGCTATGACAG GCAAGAGTGTGTCTCCATGGAGGAAAACCCTCAGGTCTTCTTCTGCTGCTGCGAGGGCAACTACTGCAATGAACGATTCACCCACCTTCCTGACATGATTGGCAGTGGCAACCGAG TAAAAATCCGGCCTCCACCCCGAGTGCCGTCCCTGCTCAACGTGCTTGTGTACTCCCTGCTGCCTCTCTGTGTGCTGTCCCTGGCCCTCGTTCTGGCCTTGTGGATGTACCGCCACCGCAAACCTCCCTACGGCCATGTAGACCTGAGCGAG GATCCTGGACCAGCTCCTCCATCCCCCTTGGTGGGTCTGAAACCACTGCAGCTGCTGGAAATCAAAGCTAGGGGGCGCTTTGGTTGTGTTTGGAAAGCCCAGTTGATGAGCGAATATGTTGCTGTAAAGGTCTTCCCTGTTCAG GACAAGCAGTCATGGCAAAACGAGCGAGACATATTCCTGACTCCAGGGATGCGGCATGAAAACCTCTTACGTTACATCGCTGCAGAGAAGCACGGCACCAACctggagacagagctgtggCTTATCACAGAGTTTCATGAGAGG gGCTCATTGACGGACCACCTGAAGGGTAACACTGTGACCTGGAGTGAGCTGTGTCACATAGCAGAGACCATGTCCCGCGGCTTGGCTTACCTCCATGAGGACATTCCCAGCTACAAGGGAGAGGGGCCCAAACCCACCATTGCACACAG GGACTTCAAGAGTAAGAATGTGATGATACGAGATGATCTGACTGCAATCATTGGAGACTTTGGGCTCGCTGTACGATTTGAACCAGGAAAACCTCCAGGTGACACGCATGGCCAG GTGGGTACGAGGCGATACATGGCTCCAGAGGTGCTGGAGGGAGCCATCAACTTCCAGCGAGACTCCTTCCTGAGAATAGACATGTATGCTATGGGCTTGGTGCTGTGGGAGCTGGTGTCCCGCTGCACAGAGACAGACG GTACAGTTGGCGAGTACATGCTGCCGTTTGAGGATGAAATAGGCCAGCATCCCTCCCTGGAGGATCTGCAGGATGTGGTCGTGCACAAGAAGATGCGTCCAGCCATCAAGGACTGCTGGCTCAAACATCCT GGTCTGAGCCAGATGTGCGAGACCATCGAAGAATGCTGGGACCACGACGCAGAGGCACGATTGTCCGCCGGTTGTGTCGAGGAGCGCATCGGCCAGATCGCCAGAACGATTAGCAGCACTACCTCAGACATCCCCGTCTGCATTGTGACGTCTCTCACCAACGAGGACCTACCTCCCAAAGAGTCCAGCACCTGA